A stretch of DNA from Yoonia sp. G8-12:
CAACACCTCAACCGCCATCGCTCCCCAAGCTGTGGTAGGCAACCGCAACAACCTTGAAGTCTCTGCGAACGGCACCGTCACAGCCAACACACCAGCAGAGTACACCCAAGGCCAAGACATGCCCGCTAACGGAGGCGTTATGGCGACCGTACAGAGCCATTCAGGTGGGGGCATTTATGGACGCAACCCAACTGGCAAGGACACAGTGGATATCGGAGGCATGCGCACCCACATCGACAATGCAGTTCGAATGGGTCTGCTTGTTCGCAACGGCGATGGCACATTCTCTGACGTGCCTCAGGCTGCCACACTAAAAGACCCGACAGACAAGGCTGTAAAAGCCCCCACGAAGGAAGCCCCAAAGGCTGCCCCTGAAAGTGTCTCTTTCGGTGAAGCTGGAGATGCTGCAATGCAGGAACTAATGACTGGTCAAAATCCCGGCGACCTCTTCAAGACGGTAGACAGTGTTCTCCACATGGGCGCACTTGACAAGCAGACCATCGAACGCATGGCATCGAAGGCTGGAGTTGAGCCGCAGGAGATGGAGACAAAGGTGACAACCGTTTGGGCTGGTGCGCAGGAAGCTGCAGCAGACCTGTTGCACGAAGCTGGTGTGGGTAATGAGGAGGCTTTCGAAGCGTTCTTGGCGTCCAACCCGCAGGCACAGAAGAACATGCTTGAGGCTGCCCGCAACTTCTTTGTCTATCACAAGACAGAGGGGCTAAAGACGATGGCCGATGTCTACATGATGCAGGCGGACAAGTTCGACACTGATGGCATCCGAGAGATGCTCACAGAGGCAGGCTATGCCTTCTCAGACAAGGCCGGAGGTGGTCTCGACGTGATCGTCAGCGGCACCAAGGTGTCTTGGGAAGTTGCGGTCAAGCAAGGCATCATCACCTTCTCGAAGCGATAAACAGATTGCAGGGGGTGTCCTTCAGGGGGCACCTCCACACCCACTTCACACAGACCCAAAGGACCACTCACATGGCCATTCATAAATTCAAGATCACTGACGGTTGCCCAACCACGGGACACAAGATCGCATGCAACACGACCCAAGCGGCGGCTGCGTTCTCAACCAACCTGCCCAGCGCAGAAGACAGGGCGAAAGAGGCCATGCAGACCCATGCGGCCTATCGCGCCAATGAGGCAGGCTTTCGTGTAGCCAAAGAGGCAGAGCGAGAGGGGGCCAAACAGGCAACCGAGGCGCACCGTCGAATGCTCCGGCCCGATCAACTGCGGTGAAGCCATAGGCCGTCTTGAACTGACCCCTGATAGCTTCGGCTTGATGGGGTTTTTTCGGAGGCGGCGACGATCAATACGAAGAATATTTGGAAACAGAGGCCTAAAAGGAACTAGCACCGGCCAGATTCTTGGTAGAGGCACCCTGCGAAATTCTCAGAGACCTCAGGGCACCTCCACAGGCCTCAACGAACGCCCGTTTTGGGCGGGATGCCCACTTTCGCTGCTGTCGTATAAGGTTCGCGTAACCGACGCAAAAGTGGGCAAGGTTCTACTGGGTCAAAGCGTGTTTAAAAAGTTGGGCACCCGGCCTTGGTCTTTTGACGTCATTTTGGGAGCCGGGGATTTGCCCAAAGGATCACTCATCTTTTCTTTCTTGGATGTCATCCGTTTTAGGTTCTAAAGACTCCAAGACGACTCCAAGCTTGGTTGCCAGCGACTCATGGCGTTGAGCCTCGAACTCGGAACGAACGCTTTCAATCACCTCCACGAAGTGCTCCCTTTGTTCGTTGGCTACTTTGGACAAAGCTGACTTCAATGACCTTGAATGCTTCTCTACAAAGCTTGCTCCTTGTTCGGTCGCGGATGCGATGGCCGGGGTTGCAAAATTTCTCACTTTGTTATCGTCCGATGACTGAGCGAAAACCTTGTCGACAAGATCAGAAAACTTGGCTTGTACATATCCAAAGGTTTCCTTAGTCGTCGAGACGCTGCCCATACGATCCGCAATCGCCTTGGGCATCGCAGCTCGTGCCTTGGGAGGGATCGAGTCCAATAGTTGCTCTGTTAGGTTTGGGCGTTTGGTTAACTTTGCTTGGCCTGACATCAACTCAACCACTAAATCTGCAACGGGTTCTTGGAACCTGTGAGCGGGAAGCTTAAAGTTCCTTAAGGTAGCCTCGATTGAGAGCACCGAAAGTACCGTACTGTCGGAAGCTAGGAGTGTTTTCCATTCTTCGTCTGAAACCTTCGTTAGGACAGTCTCGACCTCGGCATGAAAAAGCTTCCACCCGGCTTCTTCCCGATTTGCCGTATCATGTAAAAGGGCTTCAGGAATTGATTTCAGATCTAGGTCTTTAAAATCATCTTCTCCCACAATCCCACCAGTGCGCTTCAAAACCAAATCAGCCCGATCTTTGAAGGTCTTCCGGATAAAATCATAGTGTCTAAGCAGTATCTTCAGGGGCAGCGGATACAGGGTATCTTTCTTTCCCAAGCATTCGATAACAGAGTAATAGATTTTTTGACTCGGAGAATCCGTGGCGGCTAACCCTATCCATTTCGATACTGCCTCCTGTCGAATTACATGAGAAGCCAGTTCATCGATCACTGCATCGGATAACTCGGTGGAACCACTCAGATTTTGGCTTAACCGCTGACGAGCTGGGTGAAGATTTCCAAAGGGTGGTTGGTTGGTGTTTGCGCCTACATCAAATGCAGCAGTGCCAAGATGTTGCAAAGTCAGCCAGATTGTCGCGGCCAATGCTCGATCCGCTTCTTCTGATTGTTTCGTGGCGTCTGCGTGCCAAGCCAGTGTGCCATTGGTCGAAACCTTTTCAAGCAATTCACCAGCTTTCGTTTGACTAGAAATAGCTCCATAGGTGGCAATGAAATTCTCCGCACGAAAGGCGAAATAGTCGTCTTCACCGCCAAACGTCTGGCTCGTTAGTTGATCGTGTTGGTGTTGCAACAACGCTAACAGATCGACCGAATTTAATGACTTTGCGGACTTGAGCTGCTTGAAAACATAGTGAAAATCTTGAGGCCTGTCTGTCGATTTGGATTTAAGGGGTTCTAAGAATGACTTTGAAGGGATTGAATGATTGAACTGCGAAAACGATAGGCCAATTTCGTCGCAATCATAGGCGACACCGAGTGCAAATTGTACGTTTTGTGGCAACCGAAGCCCACTGAGTAGTGGCTCAACGAATGCCTCTACACTACCATCAGCGTCACTGATAAGCTTGCCGAGTGATTTAACCCAAATCTTGCCATCATCGAAAGTTGCCTCTTTCGCATCAAAACAGTTCTTCATCCAATCAGCCAATCGAAGAGCAACAGAAGAACGTCTTTCAATTGGATAAAGATCGATTATTGCGCGCAGGCCTCCAACGTCCTCCGGTTTTTCAATCTTTGCAGATTTTAAGTCGTCTAGACCCAAAGCAAGAAGCGTCAGTACATGCGAAAGGGTTTGCTCGTCCAGAGAAACGGAACCTAGATTTTTCGCGACTTGGGCATATGTAGCATATGCTTCTTGCGCCCAAGCGGATGCTTGTGCCTCAAGAATCTCAATCAACACCTGCGAAAATCCTGGGGCAGCTGCAAGGGTTTGAATTTGGCCTGGTTCCTCGTTTATGAGAGCCGCCGATAACGGTCCTTCCAGCAGAACTTGGTACGCCAACTGAGGTTCAACGTTGTAAGCGATCGCCGCTAGGTGTCGGTTGAAGTCATCATCATCGCAATTTACCAAATACGGCGCCAGCTTCTCCGACATTTCGGTCAGTGACTGCGGCTTTTGTTCGATTTCGTCTCGGAAGACCTGAAAAAGTGCAATTGTGTCGAGAGGTATCTTTCCTTCCCATTGTGCAAACATGCTCGATATTTCATTGACGAAGGAAATGACTTGCCTTGGAGTGACAGGTCGAACTTGTAGCTGTGTCGACCGTTGGAAGATTTTCGTTACGTTATAGATCGCGCTTGTGTCATCAAAGTTAGGCAACCCTTTTCGAAGAGTGGTTTCGACGTGCTCGGATACATTCGAAGCAACTGGGGGTGACACCCGAAAGATTTCGTCAAATGTTTTTCGGAATAAGTCCTTTTCAGACGAGCCGTTTTGCCCTCCATCAGATATTGCTGAAAATACATGCTCACGGTCGTAAGGAACTATCGCGGTACAAGCGCGTTGGCCTTTGTTCGGGTTTGTGGGATCACCGGCGAACACAGCGCGGATATCAGCCCAAGCGTTTGAAATACTGTGTTTCGGAAGGCGGTCTATGTTGTCGAAGACAATGACTATACGACTTCCGTTGGACTGTAGAACTTCCAGAGTATCCCGAAAGGTGACTTCAAACTCATACTCGTTGGGGTCAGCTTCGCGGATGTTTTGCGTTGTGGTTTCATTTTCTTGTTGTTTGGTGAACAGAGATGCAGACATGGATAAGGCTTCGACAAACTTAACTTTTTCGTTCCGCGCACGGAGCCAAACTCGCAAAAGGAAGGCAAAGTAGAGACCTCCGACGAGAAGAATTGCCAGAGACCAGGCCGGTATCAAAAACCCAAAAACCGAGAATGATAGAGGTGAACCGTTGGATGGGTTGACTGAGAAAGGACTAAGCCAAGCCAACGCCAGTGGAAGCATCGGAGCCAAAAGAATAAATAGAACCCCGAACCAATCAAGCCGCCGGAAAGAGTTTGTCTTTGTCTCAACAGTGCGGTCTCGGACTTTGTCTAGTTGTTCATCGAGTTGAGTTAAGCGCTTCCTGTCCTGAGAAATCTCGCGTTTCGCCCAGTCGATCAGTTTTTCAAGAAACGTACGACGGAATAGGCTGGTTTGGTTGCTCCACATGTCAAAAGTGAAGAATAGAAACCTATCATTCTCCTTCTTAAATAACTCCTTAGAAGCGAGCTCCACAACGGTCGACTTGCCAGCGCCCCAATCACCCTCTAACCCAATAGAACGATCTTCATTATCAAATTCAACAAGGGTTCTGGCCAGCTGGTGAGCAGTTCGAAGGTGACCTTTTCCTGCGAAATCATCTTCTTGAGAAGGTTGATCGACGACGATATGACGCTCAAATTTTTTTACTTCACCCATTCAATATCCGTATCTAAACCACTCTAAATAAAGTTGTTTGGCCAAACTATACCGTGACGAGAACAAAGACAAAATATATCGAAGTTTACACAGCACATAGACGAGCCGTAGTGAGCCTATCAAATCAGTTCGTTCTTGTGAGAACGGCATGAGATCAAGGTTTCTCCTGCTGCCTAGAGCTACAGAAAAACTTAAATCGTATAGCGTTACACGTCCATCGACCTTGCCCTAATCGTCGCTACTACAAAGCCGTTGAATCCAAGTTGTTACTGCCGCCTTACAGAGGTCATCGAGCTCTGGATAGCTGAATTCTGTAGGAGCAGCCGCGAATATGTGGCGCATTACGAAGTCAGGATTGGCCCCCATTTCTGAAACAAAAAGTTCGATGGTTTCGTAGACTGGTTCATCAAAGGAAACCTGAGCCCCATCTGCACGAGAGACCCGGTGAAATCCCAACTTGGGATAAGGTGACCAAATAGTGCGATCTACTCCTCCTAAGAATGCTAGGGGACAGGCCGAGTAACAGTTCTGAGACAAAGTCGTAGCTAGTCCAAGCCTTCGGATAAGAAGGCCGGTCATAATAGCATCTCTTACACTGCCTCCGCCGCTTCCTAGCACGATCCGCTCAGCTTGCGGATTTGCTTCAACGAATTGTTCGAACCTTTGATAGAAACCAACTTCAAAGTCACCGAGCACCCGGATGTCATTACCGGCTACGATCAACTTGGCAGAGGAGTCCGCTAGACCAACAAAGAGGCTGTCTGGTATTCCTTGATGGCCGACGCAATCTAGGTTCCAGATTTGTTGCCTTGTATCATCTGACGACCCGACCAGACGACGCGCTGTAAACACCCAGTTACTCAAAAAATGCGAGTGATACATGAGTTGTTGCAGTTCATCTTCGCTTAAATCGGGTCGAAGTTCTGGATCATCGAATTCCTCAAGGTGTCGAATATGTTCCTCGAAGCCTAGCATTCTTCCCAAGATCGCGCACTGATGCTGTGGGATGCCTAGTTCATTGTAGGCTGTGCCGAGCCAAGTGAAAGCTCCGCGACTTCTTCCAAATTCCCAGTAGCGGTCTGCTTTGGCTTCGACATCCTCGATTGCGTCCTCCCAACTACCCGCAAACGCAGAAGTTACAGAGATCAACGCTAGAAACAGCCCCACAGAAACATTCCTAAACACTTTGGATGATAACATTTTATGTGACCGAGCCCTTTGCTTTATAGTTGTCTTGGTATTCGTGGGAAGATTAGGTCGCCTTGTTACTACTGCGTAATGTCCCAACCCCTGACCAGTTCGAAGGTATGGATGTCGGTACCCAAATTGATCGTTAGAAGTATGTCCTGAGTGCTTTCAGCGCTTAATCTTGGCACCTCAATCCTCAACACGCCACCATACTCCATGCCTCGGTTCATTGTGGTGGGCTTGAGATAAGTTTCCTGCAATTGCCCCAGAGTCCGATCAGAGTTCGAAGAGATAGTGTTTATCTGCGCGTTGGTGTTGGCTGTCACTGCGGCAGTCGCCAGTGTAGAAGCGGCGGGGTTGTATGTCGTGCCGGAGTAAGTACCGTAGGTTCCACCATAATTGTAGGTTCCTGTAGTGGTTTGTGGCTGTGAGGCGCTGTAGGCATTCGCAGCCCCACCGATGGCCGTGGCTATAAGGGCGATATTTCGGGAACGCACTTCTGCAGCTTTGAGTTCTTCATACGTGAATATCTTTGCAGCAACGCCATCAACCTGCGCAGCAATCGAACTAGTGGATAGGATAAATGGTGAACTTCTTGAGTTCCTTGCGACAATAAAGACCTCAATTTGTGTCGAATTTGGTTCTGCGGTCGTGATGGAGCTCAGCGATACGGTCGTGTTGGACTTTCTGGATACGTTGATACCTCTACCATCGAACAGCGTCTGCTCAATTGCGGGGCTATCCACAACTCGAACAGAGGTTGGTCCCTCACATGCCATTAGTCCAAATGTTAGTGTAGATATTATTGCAATTGCCTTGAGCCTTTTCATGCTCAAATCGTACTTACTCATCGCCCGTTCCTTATAAAGATTTAACGTTCCCAAGCTGAATGGGTTTCAACGAAGGGTTGAATCAGCTTTCAGGTATCCGTGTGCATCATGAAGAAACTTTGACATATTTGAGGCCTTAAAAAGTCTTCGATCCTCTCGGTCTAGCTTTGATTTCATGAAGTCAGCTTGACGCCGCAATTCTTGTATTGTTTCTGCCTTCGACCCAGGAAAGGGCGCCAACACACGGGCTCACTTACAATCCTACAACACACAAAATGTGGCCTATGCAACACACATTCTCTATGGCAGGCGCAGCCGCAGTTATTCTAAGTATATGATAAGATTAAAAAATATATTATGTAGAGCGAGGTTTGGGCTTCCCCGACCGCACCAATCTTTCCTACATTTACCATGATCACAGGCGTTTCGCGCGTTTCGCTATCCGTCGCGTCCGGGCTCGTTGGGGGTGTTCGAGAACAAAGCGATTTTGTTGCCGTGCGGATCACGCAGGTAGCCGACGTAAAAATTGGCGCCATAAGACGCACGAAAGCCCGGTTGCCCTTCGTTCGATCCGCCTGCGGCCAATGCTGCGGCGTGAAGCGCGCGGACCTGAGCCTGACTGCGTGCCTCGAATGCGACCATGGTTCCATTCCCGGCGGCGGCTGGACGTCCATCGAATGGCGCTTTCACGTAGAAATCCGGCAGGGCGACAGACTGCCCCGGCTGCTTTGGTAAAATGTAACTCAGATCGCCATGAAATTCCTCTTGTATGTACCCGAGGGCTGGCAGGAACGCCGAATAGAAACGCGCAGCGCGCGCAATGTCGTCAGCACCAACGGTGACATAGGCGATCATGACGGGTGTTCCTTTGCTGCAGGCTGCTGATTGATTGTAATGAAAATCCGTTCGGTACGCCAAATCAATTTAGACAAACGCTTGCTACGCGCTGGTCTCGATCCACGACCCGCTCTTGATGCCATCCAGTGTCCAACTGCCCACACGCCACCGCACCAACCGCAACGTTGGAAAACCGATATGCGCTGTCATGCGGCGGACCTGTCTGTTGCGCCCTTCGCTGATGGTCACTTCGATCCATGTATCCGGTACGGATTTGCGGAAGCGCACAGGCGGGTCACGTTCCCACAGATCAGGCGGATCAATAAGACGCAGCTTTGCAGGGCGCGTGGGGCCGTCCTTCAGGGTTACACCCGCGCGTAATGGCGCAAGGTCTTGGTCCGTTGGCGCACCTTCGACCTGCACCAGATAGGTCTTGGTCATCTTGTTTTTGGGGTCGGCGATGCGGGCCTGCAATTTCCCGTCATCCGTCAGCACCAAAAGCCCTTCGCTATCGCGGTCCAGCCGTCCGGCAGGATAGACCCCCGGCACGTCGATGAAGGCCGAAAGCGTGGGCCGCGGCGTCGGGCTTTTGGCGTCTGTGAATTGCGACAGTACGCCAAAGGGTTTGTTCAAGAGGATCACACGCGACATGCGCCTGCCTAACGTGAGTGATGCCGTGTCGTCCATGGTCTTGTGCGTTTTCGTTTCCGCGAGGACCGCCTTGGGATAAGATCATCCGTTCTTAAGCCGCGACCCAGCATACGGTATACAGATGTACGCCAGTAACATATTATAAAATAATAGCTTTTTGATTTACTTGCGCTGAAACGCAGCTAAGTTATCCTCAGATAACAGCAAAAAAAGGCACGTCCATGCCCCCAATCGCCGACCACCCCCTGCGCTATGCGATGGCGAATGAGTTGCATGCCCGACCTTTTCCCGCCGTCGAAGCCCCCAGCCGCGCCGCCTATCTGGCGATCAAGCCCGCCAGCAACGCCGCAGGCCGCGATCGCGGGGCGGATCGTGCGCATTTGATTGACCTGCTGGACCGTTTTGGCGCGCAGCATCCACAACCGGACGCAACCCACTACTTTGGCAAAATCGGGCGGCACCATCTGAAATGGGAAAGCCATACCGAGTTCGTGACCTACACGATCTTTGGCGAGGGTGTGGCCGACCGTCCCTTTGATGCCGCCACATTCTCGATCTTTCCCAAAGACTGGCTCGAGGCGGCACCCGGTGTCCGTGTCACATCCGCCTTGATTCGTATCGAAGTGGCGGACGGGGACGACGGAATCATCGAAAAAGCGCGCGAATGGTTTGTGCCGGAAAGCCTTGCAATCAGCAGGGTGATTGAGGACGATCTTGTCGTCGCCGGTGATTTTCGCATTGATCACGCAGGCCACATGCGGTTTGCCGTCTTTGCGCGGCCCCATGTGGGCAACCGCCGGGTTGGCCGTGTCGTGCAGCGCCTGTGCGAGATCGAGACATATAAATCCATGTCCATGCTGGGCCTGAGCCGCGTGCGTGACCTCGGCACCAAGATGGCCGCCTTTGATCAAAAGCTGACTGGCCTTTTAGAGGACATGCGCGGATCAGATGCTGATCCGGCAAAAGTGCTTCAATCCCTGCTTGAGGTTTCAGCCGAGATCGAAAACACGATTGCGCAAACCTCGTTTCGGTTTGGTGCGACGGGAGCCTATGAAAAGATCGTCAACCAGCGGATCGAAGTGCTGCGCGAAACCCGCTTTGAAGGGCGTCAGACCTTTAGCGAATTCATGATGCGCCGCTTTGATCCCGCGATGCGTACCGTGATGTCCTCAAAAGAGCGGCTGCACGCGATGTCGGACCGTGCCCTGCGGGCCGGTGATCTGTTGCGGACACGGGTTGATGTGGAACGCTCGGCCCAGAACCAGGAATTGTTGACCAGCATGGACAAACGCGCCGATCTACAACTGCGGTTGCAGCGTACGGTTGAGGGGCTGTCGGTTGTCGCAATCAGCTATTACGCCGTTAATCTGGTGCTCTACGTGGTTGCGCCGCTGAGCGAGCCTTTGGGTCTTGGTAAGGTGCTGATGGCCGCCCTCACAACACCTGTCGTGCTGGTCCTCGTTTGGCTGATGGTCAACCGGATCCGCAAGCATATGGAATAATCTGCCGCACTTGTGCGCATGGCAAACCGTGTTAATCGTGTTGCAGACACGAAGATGGGTAAGCAATGCGGATTGTCTTGGGATTGATGGCCACAATGGGGGCAGGGGCCGCTGTGGCCGATGGGCTGCCGGCACCTTTGACAGATGCAGATTTCGCAGCTGTGAACGAGATTGAGGCGCGTTTGGGCCAGCTTTTGTTCTACGATCCCATCTTGTCAGGCAATCGCAACGTGTCCTGCGGCACCTGCCAC
This window harbors:
- a CDS encoding pseudouridine synthase; the encoded protein is MSRVILLNKPFGVLSQFTDAKSPTPRPTLSAFIDVPGVYPAGRLDRDSEGLLVLTDDGKLQARIADPKNKMTKTYLVQVEGAPTDQDLAPLRAGVTLKDGPTRPAKLRLIDPPDLWERDPPVRFRKSVPDTWIEVTISEGRNRQVRRMTAHIGFPTLRLVRWRVGSWTLDGIKSGSWIETSA
- a CDS encoding P-loop NTPase fold protein; the encoded protein is MGEVKKFERHIVVDQPSQEDDFAGKGHLRTAHQLARTLVEFDNEDRSIGLEGDWGAGKSTVVELASKELFKKENDRFLFFTFDMWSNQTSLFRRTFLEKLIDWAKREISQDRKRLTQLDEQLDKVRDRTVETKTNSFRRLDWFGVLFILLAPMLPLALAWLSPFSVNPSNGSPLSFSVFGFLIPAWSLAILLVGGLYFAFLLRVWLRARNEKVKFVEALSMSASLFTKQQENETTTQNIREADPNEYEFEVTFRDTLEVLQSNGSRIVIVFDNIDRLPKHSISNAWADIRAVFAGDPTNPNKGQRACTAIVPYDREHVFSAISDGGQNGSSEKDLFRKTFDEIFRVSPPVASNVSEHVETTLRKGLPNFDDTSAIYNVTKIFQRSTQLQVRPVTPRQVISFVNEISSMFAQWEGKIPLDTIALFQVFRDEIEQKPQSLTEMSEKLAPYLVNCDDDDFNRHLAAIAYNVEPQLAYQVLLEGPLSAALINEEPGQIQTLAAAPGFSQVLIEILEAQASAWAQEAYATYAQVAKNLGSVSLDEQTLSHVLTLLALGLDDLKSAKIEKPEDVGGLRAIIDLYPIERRSSVALRLADWMKNCFDAKEATFDDGKIWVKSLGKLISDADGSVEAFVEPLLSGLRLPQNVQFALGVAYDCDEIGLSFSQFNHSIPSKSFLEPLKSKSTDRPQDFHYVFKQLKSAKSLNSVDLLALLQHQHDQLTSQTFGGEDDYFAFRAENFIATYGAISSQTKAGELLEKVSTNGTLAWHADATKQSEEADRALAATIWLTLQHLGTAAFDVGANTNQPPFGNLHPARQRLSQNLSGSTELSDAVIDELASHVIRQEAVSKWIGLAATDSPSQKIYYSVIECLGKKDTLYPLPLKILLRHYDFIRKTFKDRADLVLKRTGGIVGEDDFKDLDLKSIPEALLHDTANREEAGWKLFHAEVETVLTKVSDEEWKTLLASDSTVLSVLSIEATLRNFKLPAHRFQEPVADLVVELMSGQAKLTKRPNLTEQLLDSIPPKARAAMPKAIADRMGSVSTTKETFGYVQAKFSDLVDKVFAQSSDDNKVRNFATPAIASATEQGASFVEKHSRSLKSALSKVANEQREHFVEVIESVRSEFEAQRHESLATKLGVVLESLEPKTDDIQERKDE
- a CDS encoding VOC family protein → MIAYVTVGADDIARAARFYSAFLPALGYIQEEFHGDLSYILPKQPGQSVALPDFYVKAPFDGRPAAAGNGTMVAFEARSQAQVRALHAAALAAGGSNEGQPGFRASYGANFYVGYLRDPHGNKIALFSNTPNEPGRDG
- a CDS encoding DUF3422 family protein, which codes for MPPIADHPLRYAMANELHARPFPAVEAPSRAAYLAIKPASNAAGRDRGADRAHLIDLLDRFGAQHPQPDATHYFGKIGRHHLKWESHTEFVTYTIFGEGVADRPFDAATFSIFPKDWLEAAPGVRVTSALIRIEVADGDDGIIEKAREWFVPESLAISRVIEDDLVVAGDFRIDHAGHMRFAVFARPHVGNRRVGRVVQRLCEIETYKSMSMLGLSRVRDLGTKMAAFDQKLTGLLEDMRGSDADPAKVLQSLLEVSAEIENTIAQTSFRFGATGAYEKIVNQRIEVLRETRFEGRQTFSEFMMRRFDPAMRTVMSSKERLHAMSDRALRAGDLLRTRVDVERSAQNQELLTSMDKRADLQLRLQRTVEGLSVVAISYYAVNLVLYVVAPLSEPLGLGKVLMAALTTPVVLVLVWLMVNRIRKHME